The DNA segment ATTCAATCAATATCTAAATCGCAGCTTTAAGGAAAGGAGAATACACAATCTTGAATTTGGCAAAAATGGAGAATTATGGATTGCGACAAACAACGGTCTGTACTATATAGATAGCCATAAACGCAATATAACAGATAAATCATTCATCTGCTATAATACTGCAAATCATATGTTGCCTAATGATGAGATAATCAGTCTTGAGCATACTACTAAAGGGGTTTTATGGATTGGTGCACTTGGTTCAGGTGCCGTTGAATGTAAATTTTCACCGGATCACAAGTCATTAAAGTATCATGCGATAACTACAAGTGAAGGGTTGGTAAACAACAATGTTAACTCTATAATAGAAGACAACAACGGCGACATCTGGGCTGGAACAGAAGGAGGAATATCACGTATTAATGGTCACGACTTCAGTATTAAAACATATCAGTTCAGTAATGTTCTGCAAGGCAATGTATATAGCGAAGACTGTGCTGTAAAATTAAAAGATGGACGCCTTCTGTTCGGAACCAACTACGGACTTACTGCAATTACACCAGAAAAAGAAATGCAGATGCACAAGGCCTCTAACATAAAGGCATGTATTACTGATGTGAAAGTAAACGGGAAATCTCTATATGACAAAGAAGCTGGCAACGAAGAATTGGATATGGCCCTTAATTATATGAAATGCATCTCTCTTAACCATAAAGAGAACACTATCGAGATCAGTTTTTCAAATTTCAACTACAACAGTATAAAGACATCATTGTATCAATATTATCTGGAAGGACTATCCAGTGACTGGCATTCTTCAACAACTACGAATAAGGTGAACTATAACAATCTTGCTCCCGGCCATTATATATTCCATTTACGAACGCTGAACGGTAGCAATAAATGGAGTGACGAAACCACTTTGGATATAAATATTGAAGAACCATGGTACAATACATGGATGGCATGGGCTGTTTATATACTGATTGCATATGCAATTGGATATTATATATATAAAGGATGGAAAGAAAGATTCCGTCTTCATCAACAGCTACAGATCGACCAGCAACTTACCGAGTTTAGGTTAAATTTCTTTACACATATAGCACATGAATTCCGTACACCACTTGCGGTTATACAAGGAGCAGTTGATAAACTTAGTAATTCTGAAGGACGCAATACATCAAAGAGTGCAATACAAACTGCCAACAGAGGTACAAAAAGGCTTTTGCGCCTAGTAAATCAACTCATGGAATTCCGCAAAGTCAGCACCGAAAATATAAAATTGAATGTAGAACATGCCGATTTGATATCATTTGTCAGAGACATATATCAAGACTTTTGGCCTATTACCAGGCAGAAAGACATATCAATAACATTTACTCCTTTTGACAAAAAATATGAAATGTTATTTGATAAACATGTAGTAGAATTAATCGTCTATAATATTATTAGCAATGCCGTAAAATATACTCCTACAAAAGGAAAGGTAAGCATTAAGATTATAAAAGATCAACAATACCATAAAATATGCATTATATGCGAAGACAATGGACCAGGAATAAGTGAAGAACAAATGCAGAACTTATTCCAGCCATTTATGCATGGATATGTTTCAAATGGAGGAATGGGCATAGGATTATATACCGCACACAATATGGCTAAGGCGCATAAGGGGGCACTAACATATAATAGAGTTGATGCAAAAGGCGGATCCATCTTCACATTTATTTTCCCGGACGATGATAACGTATACAGCCCGGAAGAATATAAGAGCGACCTAGCTGTTGAAACCAAAGACGTATTGGATGAAAATGCTAATATTGAAATACGAGAGATGCTCCCAGCATCAATAAACGACTATACTGTAGCAGTTATTGAAGACGATCCGGACATGATGGAGCAAATAAAGAATGAACTGAGTGTATATTTCAATGTAGAAGGATATATGAACGGCCAATTCGGCTGCGAAGGTGTATTAAAGACTCACCCTGTTTTGCTTATCTGCGATGTAATGCTACCTGATATGAGCGGTTACGAAATCGTTAAGAAGATCAAGCAAGATAAGGATGCCTGTCATATACCCGTAATAATGCTTACAGCCTTAGATGATGAGAACCATCAGATTAAAGGATACGAGGCCGGTGCAGACGACTATATGGTCAAACCATGTAACTTCCGTATTCTTATTGTCAGAGCCATACAACTCATAAAATGGTCTATCAGATTAGAGTCTGAAAAGACCAGCAACATCGGCGACTCGAATGATTTAGCACCTGCTGCTCATTTGACATCAGATTCTATTCTCACTAATAAGGCAGACAAAGTATTTAAGGAGAAAGTGCAGCATATAATATCACAACATATAGAAGATACCGATTTTAATGTTGATGTATTGGCATCAATGATGAATATGGGTCGTACCAAATTTTATGGCAAGATGCGTGAATTGACAGGCATTTCCCCAAATAAGTACTTATCTAATGAACGTATGCGCATTGCTGCAGAGCTCTTGATTGAAAACGAATTGTCTATATCTGAAATTAGTTATAAAGTAGGAATACAAGATGCATCATATTTCAACAAATGTTTCAAAGCAAAATATGGTGTTGTACCTAGTAAATATGGTAAAAAATAAAAACTATTAATAAAATTAAAGCAAGTCTGATATTTATTCAGACTTGCTTTAATTTTATTAATTATGTTTTTATTCAGACATCATTGTTATCTCAATGCGATTATTTTGATTAAGAATCATTTGTGCAAAATCTCTTATCTTTTGAGTTGTTAATCCATTCACTCTCTTTAGGTAGTCTGCATCAAAGTCAACCTTATTTACTAGTTCATTATAAGCCACATAATACCAGTAACTGTTGGTATTCACAACTTGTCCATACGTTTTGTATTCATACTCTTTTACCTTATTAAGATCTTCTTCACTAGGTCCGTTCTTTGCAACCTTGCTTAGTTGCTCATATATAATAGGAATCAACATCTTATATTTTTCAGGATCCGTGCGGAATTTAATTTTCATCAAAGCCTCAGCGTAAGGGAATCTTTCCAGTTCACCGTCAACACTAACTCCGTATGTCCCGCCTTTCTCTTCACGAACTTTATCAGTATACATCATTCGTAGAATCTGGCTCAACACATCTATATTTAAATCATTTTCTGCATTGTATTCCATTTTAGCTTTTAAGAATATACTAGTCAATGACGACGGAGTTGCCTGAGTTTTCTTGAACAGATGAGTTTCATTAGTATCTCTAATAGACACATGGTTGTCTTTAATCTGTTCATTGCTGTTATTATGTGGCAGGCTTGCCAGATAACGGCATATTAAAGGACGTATTTTGTCCATGTCAATGTTTCCTGTCATTATTACAGAGAAATCAGAAGCATCTGCAAAACGTTCCCTATATATCTGCATTATTCTATCATAGTTAACACTCGAGAGAGTCTCCTTTTTTATTGGCGCCATTCTTGGATTATTGCCATATAGTATTGATACAATAGAGTCATTGTATGATACATTCGGGTTTGCATCACGATTTGTAAGGAAAGCACTCTGTTTATTCATAAGACTTTTGAAAGCCTCAACATCTTTACGCGGTGATGTAAAATACAAATAAGTAAGTTCAAAGAGTTCTTTCATATTTTTAGTATTACTAGAACCTTTTATCCCTTCAGTTTCATCAGTAATATAGGGAGCAATATTAACTGTTTTTCCATCTAGCATCTTGTCCAATGCAGTTGCATCAAAGTTCCCTATTCCACTCTCATTTATACATGCAGACAGATAATTCATATTAGGCATATCAGTATTAGGATATAAAGATTTTCCACCAAGACTAAAAGCCGAAATATTGACTTCGTCCCCTTCGAAATTTGTTGGGCGTATATATACTTTCATACCATTTGATAGCGTAAGCATTCTGAAACCATGTTTCCACTCTTTTTCTGATATGATAGTTCCTGCTTTCGGTTTTTTTGATATTAAATCATTCGGAATTTTTTTATCTGTATAAGAGACATATTTTTTGTTTCTCGCCTTATATATAGATGAAATAATTTCATTTTTTGAAGGCATTACAAAATCATCTTTATCAGGACCGTAAATAGTAACGACCTCATTCTTATTTGTAATAATTTCGCGTACTGTTGTATTTATATCCTTTAGAGTTATTTGCAAATTTAGTTTCTTTACCTCATTCAATTCCTCTTCAGCAGACATAATTGGTTCTCCATCAAGAAAATTACGGAGACATAACCTTACATAATGCGAATTACGCTCTTTCTCACGATCATTGAATGAATTTTCAGCCCATCTTAGTTGTTCAGACTTAGCCCTGTCCAACTCCGACTGTGTAAATCCATTGTTTCGTGCCCGTTGCATCTCAACTACAAGAGCAGAGATTCCATCTTGTACACTATCTTGTTTACACATCATAGAACTGCAGAAAGCATCTTTTGTATTCGACAAGAAAAAAGCGCCATCCCTTACAGATGCAGAAAGGAATGGAGGATTTGCTTGTTTTACGATTTCCTTTAGCCTGTCATTAAGCATCTTTATGATAATTTGAGACTTATATCCATCGGCATAATATGATTTTGTATTGCGCTCTGTTCTTGGCGTAGCATCGCGTTTCATATACATACTGAAATTCACAGTTGGCTGCTCTTTATCCTTTGCTGTAAATACCACTATAGAATCGTTGTCCACAACAGGATAATATATACGTTCAGCAGGATTTATTGGTGCTGGTATATTACCAAACACATCCTTTACTTTCTGTTCCATTTTATCCACGTCAATGTCACCTACTATTATTATAGCCTGCAAATCAGAGCGATACCATTTTGCATAATAGTCACGAAGGTCCTTGTATGGAAAATGGTCTACAATATCCATATTACCTATCGGAAGGCAATCCTCATATTTTGATCCCTTATAGATTACGGGTATAGCATCTTCCATCAGGCGCTGTACAGCCATACCTGCACGACGTGTTCTCCATTCCTCATGAATCACTCCACGTTCCTTATCTATTTCCTTATCAGAAAGCAACAGAAAATGACTCCAGTCATGAAGTATAAGCAAACACGAATCTACTACATTTTCTCTTTTCACAGGTGCTGATGATATATTATAAACCGTTTCATCAACACTTGTATATGCATTCAAGTTCTGTCCGAATTTAATGCCAACACTCTCACACCATTTTACAATGCCAGGATGAATACTGTCACCAGGAAAATTCATAGTACCGTTAAATGCCATATGCTCCAGAAAATGAGCTAACCCACGTTGTTGCTTTTCCTCCAATATAGACCCAACACGCTGGGCAATATAGAAATCCGCGACCTGCGGCATTTTTGCATTATGCCTTATATAATATGTAAGTCCGTTAGGCAGTTTCCCTTGCCTTATACTAGAATCAAAAGGCAATAATGCCTGAGCCCGTGATAATACGGCAAAAGCGAACAGTAATACTGTTAATAGTTTTCTTTTCATAAATTATTATTTAAATAATGTTGGTATCGCATCCGATTCAAAATCATCAGTCGAATTGTTTGTATCTATATATTTATTTCCTTCTTTTTTACGTACTACAGCTTTTTTATACCTTGTTTTATCAGCTTCCACGCTTCCGCAATGAGCCCAACCTGCATCAAGTGACGCAGAAGTTACATTCCACTGATACGATGATGCTATACTTAGATTAACAGCATCAATAATCCATGAATTAGGCAGTTTGTATCCTGAGTTACTCATTGTATATGAGTTTCCTCCTGATGATATCACATAGTTATATTTATAAAAATAGTTCCGTAAAAATGTTTCCTTATCCGTTTCAGGTTTTGCTATGGCATAAGATCTTAATCCGCGATTATTAAGAGTGAAATAAGTATATGAATAATCATACCAGTTGATTAGGTTTTCAACATTCGGATTATCATCGTCTGAAAATTTCGGATTGGATGACACATCATAGAATTCAAAATCTGCAGAACTCAAGTCTATTGAATTTGAATTAATCTCCTTATGATTCTTTGCATTAAGTGCAAGTACGATCTCTTTCCCAGGTGCCACAGGATGTTGTTTTCCATTTCCAGGTATCACATATATTGCATCAATAGTCATTGCCTGATTCATAATATCAGGTTTATAGTCATACTTTAATACTGTTGCGAAGGAAGACTCTACAAATGCGAGCCCGTCAGCATATAATACTGAATCACTGTTATTTGCAATCTTTATGTATTGATCATCGCTGTATTGTTTACCCTCAGGTGTGAGTGTACCGGTAAAGAATATCTCCGAGATGACAAATCCATCCTGTGCATTATAAGTATTTAATGCTACTGTCTTGCCCGCAACTGTACCGCCGGTTGTTGGTAAACTAACAGTCACATTACTTTCGCTGGCCTTTACCGTACTTTTCACCAGTGTTGTATCAAGACTATAAGAAATGTCGCCCTTCACATCTAAAGAATATACTCCTGCCGGAACCTCTGTAGTATCCACATACTGTGTACCGCTTTTTCTGAAGTTCGTTGCTGTATAAGTCATTTTTGTTTGTACATTCGTCAGCGTTGCTGTTGCGCCAGTAAGAGACGGTTCATTAATGTTCAGAGGCATATCCAATGCCACAGCGAATTTTACATTTTTTGTTTGATCATCTTCGTTACCATTGTCTTTACATGAAATTAAAGCATAACTAGTAACGAACAATCCAATTAAAGCCATCAATAATTTAGCTTTTCTCATAATTTATTGTTTTAAGTTTATAAAATTGTATTCATCAAAATAATGTTGGTTTCATATCAGCATCAAAATCATTAGTAGAGTTATTAGTATCAATATATCTATTCCCTGATTTTTTTCTTACCACAGCTTTCCCATACCTTGTCTTATCTCCGTCAACACTACCACAATGTGTCCAACCCACATCAAGGGATACTGATGTAACTATCCATTGATATGAATCTGCTACGCTGAGATTAACAGCGTCAACTACCCATGCATTAGGCAGTTTATACCCTTCTCCATCCATATCAAAAGAGTATTCACCATAGTTTAACAGATAAGTATACTTGTATTTATAATTATTTAAAAATGTCTTCATATCCACATCAGGCCTTACTATCGCATAAGATTTAAAACCACGATTATGCAACATTTGCAATTGGTTATCTGATATCCAATTAATTAAATTTGGCACATTAGGATTATCATCATCAGAATAATTTGGATTAGATGACAAATCACAAAATTCAAAATCTGCAGAACTCAAGTCTATTGAGTTTGAATTTATCTCTTTATGATTTTTCGCATCAAAAGCAATAACTATTTCTTTTCCGGGTTTTACAGGATGCTCTTTACCTTTTCCCAGTATTACATATAAGGCATCTATTGTCATAGCTTGATTCATAATATCAGGAGTATAATCTTCTTTTTCTACTGTCAGAAATGAAGACTCCACAAATGCGAGTCCGTCTGCATATAATACAGAATCACTGTTATTTGCGATCTTTATGTATTGATCCTCGCTGTATTGTTTACCCTCAGGTGTGAGTGTACCGGTAAAGAATATCTCTGAGATGACAAATCCATCCTGTGCATTATAAGTATTTAATGCTATTGTCTTGCCTGCAACTGTACTACTGTTTGCAGATGCACTTACAGCCACATTACTTTCGTTTGCCTTTACTGTACTTTTCACTAAGGTTGTATCTAGACTATAAGAAATGTCGCCCTTCACATCTAAAGAATATATTCCTGCTGAGATCTCTGTAGTATCCACATACTGTGTACCACTTTTTCTAAAGTTCGTTGCTGTATAAGTCATTTTAGTTTGAACATTCGTCAACGTTGCTGTTGCTTCATTAAGAGATGGTTCATTAACATTCAATGGCATATCTAATGACAAAGCGAATTTCACACTCTGAATTGAATTTTCTTCGTTATTGTCCTTGCATGAAGCCAAAGTAATACATATAGCAATTACTAATAACATCAGCCTAAATAATTTTTCTTTATTCATTTTGTTTTTATAATTTAAAATGTTATACCCATTGATAAATATAATTTATATCCATTGTTATTGCTAGTCATGATTCCTCCACCTAATTCCACAAACATTCCATACTGTTTCCATAACTGTGGATTATAATCCATCCTTATACTAGCATAAGTTGTTAAATAATTATCAGTACAATTTACATAAGTGTATTCCATAAGATTAGTATTGGCATAATCCATAGTAGCATAAGGCATGCTCATATTTTTTCTTACATTGATATAGTATGAAGATGACACATTACAATTCACAATTATGTCATTGCTTATATCTTTTATCATTTGAGCTGATATATTCCCATGAACTTTTGAGAATGACATGCTACGCACAGGATATACATATTTTGAACCATAATCCATGTATCCCAATTTACCTATTACGTTCCACGATGAAAGACCTTTGATGTTCAAAGCACCACCCATATAATAGTCAGCATTATGATTACGATACATAGTCATATCTGTTATTACAGCATACTCTGTTGAAGAAGAACTGCCTGCTACATGCTCATCTCCCGTTCTTTTCTCATAATTTATTCCGGCAAAGCCACTCCATCCTACTCCTGAGATATGCTTCCAACCTAATTCGCACGTATAATGATATAGATATAATGTAGTTACAGGCAAAGAATTTAAATTAGGCAGTATTCGCCTGTATGGAGTATAATCGTATGTTGCTGATATATACACTCCCTCATCATCTATAGGTCTTAAATTAATATCAGTTGAGATACCTGTTGCTTTATAATAAGCAGAAGTATTGCTACCAGAAAAACGTTTATAATCCATGCCCAATCCAACCATCTGATATTCAGGTATAACACCTTGTTCTCTAAAAAAAGAGACACTATTTGTCTGTTTATAAAAGAGTCCTCCCAATCCCGCTCCGATAATATATTTACGATAGTCATACGAAATGCCCAAACGTAGAGATAAGTCTGTCACTATACCGCGAGGTCTTGGGTCTGTAGTGCGGTATTCATGTTCAGCCCTGAATTTCATGTATTGTCCTATTGTAAATTTGCCTGTTTTTATTGCATATCCACCGGCGAAGGTATACCGTTCATTATTAAGGTTTCCTCCTAGTGTATCACCCATTACATAAGGATATAATAATGCATAGTCTGTAGTAGAATTCCACTTTATGTTATATTTTTTCCCACTCCTGTACGAAGCCTCTCCCCAAACGATACTACTTTTACTTAGTTTTACATAAGAATTCACTTCAATACCAATATCCGAATGCCCATCACCCAATTGATAAAATATCGGTCTGTCAGTTCTTTCGTTATCAGAGTAAGCGTACATCTCAGAGTATTGATACTTATATGTCCCATACATGAATGCCGGGTTAACTCTGTTAGCTGTCAGTACTCCGTTAAATATTGAATAATGCTCTTTTACTGATGCAGTATCTTCTGTACTGGCAATTATATTGATACTATTGCCCAAGAGTAGCAATGCTAATATGATATATTTCATTCCCATTTTACATGAATATTATATCAACACTAACCACAGACGGATGTTTCAAAAGTTCACTATAACTTGATGATGCCCTGAAATTCCGTGTGTGCTTAATCTGTAAACTGTCGTGATAAAGCACGGTTCCGGTTACAGATATTGAATAGCATCCGCGCATTATATCCATACTTGTAGATGTGCCATTGAAATTAGATGAAGAATAAGATTGCTTATTATTCAGATTAGTAACGGTTACAGTACCTTGCATTTTATCGATAATTATGCTGTCAGGAACATTTATGGATATGACTGCACTAGTATTGTAATCATCATTATCCTCATGACAGGCAGTAATGGTTATCAGCATCAAAATAGCGATTGGTAATATATATAATAGTCTTTTTCTCATTTTCTTTTATATTTTTACATTCATTTCAAGACCAAAGTATGGTGTTACTTGGCGTCGTATGGTATAATTATTACGTACATAATCGGGATTATAATCCAGCAGTTTATTAACAAACAAAGCAATAGTCAGTTTGTCACCCATAAGTTTTTTTGTTGCTTTCAGATTTACATTCATACAGAAAGGCACTGTCTGCCTGTCATATAATGATGAATTATATGTACGAACAAGATATTGTAGATAGGTATCAGTCTTGTCTTCTTCTGTATAATCACGAATCACACCATATCTATCCATATATTGCGTAGGGATATTTTCTTTCCCCATATTCTGTGACGCAGTCATCCACAGGCACTGAGCAGAAAGAGAAAATCCCAGTTTTAGTTTAGGAATATCAGTATCGAATGTAAAATTTGTATTCACCATCTCTCTAATATATCCGTCATCATCTTTGTATATACCAGCATACTGTAATGTTTCCCCTCCAATTACTTTTGAAGGCATCTCCATTATTGGTTGTGAATTACGGTATTCTGTTTTAAACCATGCTCCATTTACCGTTAGACGCGTATTTATCACCGGAAACCTTATTGTTGACAATGTATATTCTATCCCCTGCTTGTACGTTCTACTGCCATTAGTAGTCATCGTATAACTACGTAACTCGGTTAATGCGGTATATGGAAGAGTACTTACATCGGGTGCACCTGTTATCGTATTTGCATCTATTGAAGACGCATCATAACTTTTAAAACTATAAGAATTGTATATCGGTGTATAACGGAAACCCGACTTCATGTCTTCACGAAAATATGTAACAGAGAGTCTGTTACCGGCAAAATTAACATCTCCTCTTATCTCCCATTTATTATTACGTGCTGCACGCAGATCTGCATTAGTAGGGTCTACAACATATGTCTGAAGGTATATCCTGCGATAGTCCTTTACTGCGTGATAATAATTCAGTTCTATCAAATCCATATATACAGGTTCCGGATAGAGTTGGTCCATAGTAGGCATCTTAGTATGTTGCCCATAACCTCCAGCCAACTGTATCGTCATTTTTCTACCCATAACAGATACTGATGGGAATGTCCATCCTATATTAACTCGTGGGTCAAGATAATATTTATTATGAAGTGCATATCCTCTCGACAGGTTAAGCATTGTACTTGCCCTTATTCCAGCCTGTATCTCCAACTTGTTTTTACCAATATTTATCACTGTATTTTCTTCAGCATATTCAGACAATATATGCGAGGCCGGTACCGCAGAGTACTTACGCGGACGAACTGAAAGCCCTGGATATAGGGGATTAAGTTGATTAAATATCTGACCGTCACCATAATTTTTATCCATTTGCCAGTCTGCGCCCAACTTTAATTCGTTGGATACATTTCTTATAGGGAATCTCAATGTAGTGCCTACTTTTGCATACATGCTGAATGGACGTCCGTCAACTTTCTGATTGGCTGTATATGTGTATGGAGAAATAAGTATTGCATCACTTTCACCATTACCCGTAGTTGTAGCAGCAGGTGTTTCACGGCTAAGTTGTACCAGTCTGGTACGGTCCAATAGATCTTTTTCATAAGAAACTGACACAAGTGCAGATGCCGACTTGATTATTGATTTTAGTTTACGGTTTTTATAATCAAGCGATGCATTCAGAGAGTACCTGTTATACTTGGATGCATACTTGTCCACACCACCATAATTAAGTTCCGGATCGACCTTATCATCATCAAAAGAACCTCCATAATCCAGATTCAGTCCCGCTTCCACATTACTTTTTTCTGATATCCACTGTTTATTCAACCGTGCGGAAAGCGTAATACGTTTGTATGTTTCCAATATATTCCTTGGGTCAGCCTTACTGTCAAGATAGTCTGCGCTTATATTCAATGACATATGCCTCGGCTCAAGAGTAAACCCTTTTGCCAGATAGAACAATTTGCTATCCATATCCGCTTTGAAACGGGCCGAAATATCATTACCACCCTTACGCCTTTTAATTTTGACAAGTCCACTTGTAAGGTCACCATATTCAACAGAAGGTATGCCTCTCACAATTTCGACATTCTGAATATCATCAGTAGATATAGAACGCATATCTACACCTGCATTGGTATAGTCTCGCCCTGTGGTTTTTGTCTCCCATGCGCCATCCATAAATTGCATATTTGCATTAGTACTTATAGGTGCCCCGTCAATAACGAACGACGTTCCAAGCGACGATGTATCATAGTTACCGCTCGCTATTGGAACTTCTCTTATAGATATTGTATTCGATGTATTCAGCACCGGATCTTTTGCCATCCCTCCGGGTAGCAGTTCCAGAATATCTGCAAAGCTTGATGG comes from the Xylanibacter oryzae DSM 17970 genome and includes:
- a CDS encoding M16 family metallopeptidase; its protein translation is MKRKLLTVLLFAFAVLSRAQALLPFDSSIRQGKLPNGLTYYIRHNAKMPQVADFYIAQRVGSILEEKQQRGLAHFLEHMAFNGTMNFPGDSIHPGIVKWCESVGIKFGQNLNAYTSVDETVYNISSAPVKRENVVDSCLLILHDWSHFLLLSDKEIDKERGVIHEEWRTRRAGMAVQRLMEDAIPVIYKGSKYEDCLPIGNMDIVDHFPYKDLRDYYAKWYRSDLQAIIIVGDIDVDKMEQKVKDVFGNIPAPINPAERIYYPVVDNDSIVVFTAKDKEQPTVNFSMYMKRDATPRTERNTKSYYADGYKSQIIIKMLNDRLKEIVKQANPPFLSASVRDGAFFLSNTKDAFCSSMMCKQDSVQDGISALVVEMQRARNNGFTQSELDRAKSEQLRWAENSFNDREKERNSHYVRLCLRNFLDGEPIMSAEEELNEVKKLNLQITLKDINTTVREIITNKNEVVTIYGPDKDDFVMPSKNEIISSIYKARNKKYVSYTDKKIPNDLISKKPKAGTIISEKEWKHGFRMLTLSNGMKVYIRPTNFEGDEVNISAFSLGGKSLYPNTDMPNMNYLSACINESGIGNFDATALDKMLDGKTVNIAPYITDETEGIKGSSNTKNMKELFELTYLYFTSPRKDVEAFKSLMNKQSAFLTNRDANPNVSYNDSIVSILYGNNPRMAPIKKETLSSVNYDRIMQIYRERFADASDFSVIMTGNIDMDKIRPLICRYLASLPHNNSNEQIKDNHVSIRDTNETHLFKKTQATPSSLTSIFLKAKMEYNAENDLNIDVLSQILRMMYTDKVREEKGGTYGVSVDGELERFPYAEALMKIKFRTDPEKYKMLIPIIYEQLSKVAKNGPSEEDLNKVKEYEYKTYGQVVNTNSYWYYVAYNELVNKVDFDADYLKRVNGLTTQKIRDFAQMILNQNNRIEITMMSE
- a CDS encoding hybrid sensor histidine kinase/response regulator transcription factor — its product is MIIFSIFAANFNDHMKAIFHKFFILFLSCFSCIQVNASVSYESRLISTADGLTCNTINDMIQDDYGYMWIGTSNGLCRYDGYSFVNFHKLGSKAVENTDPHVALLFNDNKNKLLWIYTSKHSLACYNLRKAKFVDYTGCGDEEREFKNRYLSPNGMWLYDDCFGARCISGNNGILTKKDYTKENHQLPTNKIHTIREDFNNNVWFFTDKGAILLDKRGKEKIFLKGHDIIANRIQDKYILFITADNNAYVYDNKYRLIRHGILPSMMGHINKITSNIIWQNKWFIFTDSETFAMDLKTGVFYKPFDIQIKNGRERWAATGYYFISDDNGNLTIFPNKGSARKFNLIPNIKYTKARDGMFNIVKDQYGILYIATYGNGLFIFNPKDGTMVHHTPSDARPLIYSNFLLDIMIDRSGCIWVSTETAGLSCINSVGSATANFIYPESKHKDDWANYVRHIYKKDDENIIISTKENKLYDYNTNNRSITLQKEMDACVYAYFKDSKGHTWIGTRGGGLYVDGIKYSKNDSKYNVPVNDFYDIGEDCYGRIWIATWDGGLLMTKYSPNKPLKFNQYLNRSFKERRIHNLEFGKNGELWIATNNGLYYIDSHKRNITDKSFICYNTANHMLPNDEIISLEHTTKGVLWIGALGSGAVECKFSPDHKSLKYHAITTSEGLVNNNVNSIIEDNNGDIWAGTEGGISRINGHDFSIKTYQFSNVLQGNVYSEDCAVKLKDGRLLFGTNYGLTAITPEKEMQMHKASNIKACITDVKVNGKSLYDKEAGNEELDMALNYMKCISLNHKENTIEISFSNFNYNSIKTSLYQYYLEGLSSDWHSSTTTNKVNYNNLAPGHYIFHLRTLNGSNKWSDETTLDINIEEPWYNTWMAWAVYILIAYAIGYYIYKGWKERFRLHQQLQIDQQLTEFRLNFFTHIAHEFRTPLAVIQGAVDKLSNSEGRNTSKSAIQTANRGTKRLLRLVNQLMEFRKVSTENIKLNVEHADLISFVRDIYQDFWPITRQKDISITFTPFDKKYEMLFDKHVVELIVYNIISNAVKYTPTKGKVSIKIIKDQQYHKICIICEDNGPGISEEQMQNLFQPFMHGYVSNGGMGIGLYTAHNMAKAHKGALTYNRVDAKGGSIFTFIFPDDDNVYSPEEYKSDLAVETKDVLDENANIEIREMLPASINDYTVAVIEDDPDMMEQIKNELSVYFNVEGYMNGQFGCEGVLKTHPVLLICDVMLPDMSGYEIVKKIKQDKDACHIPVIMLTALDDENHQIKGYEAGADDYMVKPCNFRILIVRAIQLIKWSIRLESEKTSNIGDSNDLAPAAHLTSDSILTNKADKVFKEKVQHIISQHIEDTDFNVDVLASMMNMGRTKFYGKMRELTGISPNKYLSNERMRIAAELLIENELSISEISYKVGIQDASYFNKCFKAKYGVVPSKYGKK
- a CDS encoding DUF4876 domain-containing protein is translated as MRKAKLLMALIGLFVTSYALISCKDNGNEDDQTKNVKFAVALDMPLNINEPSLTGATATLTNVQTKMTYTATNFRKSGTQYVDTTEVPAGVYSLDVKGDISYSLDTTLVKSTVKASESNVTVSLPTTGGTVAGKTVALNTYNAQDGFVISEIFFTGTLTPEGKQYSDDQYIKIANNSDSVLYADGLAFVESSFATVLKYDYKPDIMNQAMTIDAIYVIPGNGKQHPVAPGKEIVLALNAKNHKEINSNSIDLSSADFEFYDVSSNPKFSDDDNPNVENLINWYDYSYTYFTLNNRGLRSYAIAKPETDKETFLRNYFYKYNYVISSGGNSYTMSNSGYKLPNSWIIDAVNLSIASSYQWNVTSASLDAGWAHCGSVEADKTRYKKAVVRKKEGNKYIDTNNSTDDFESDAIPTLFK
- a CDS encoding DUF4876 domain-containing protein, translated to MNKEKLFRLMLLVIAICITLASCKDNNEENSIQSVKFALSLDMPLNVNEPSLNEATATLTNVQTKMTYTATNFRKSGTQYVDTTEISAGIYSLDVKGDISYSLDTTLVKSTVKANESNVAVSASANSSTVAGKTIALNTYNAQDGFVISEIFFTGTLTPEGKQYSEDQYIKIANNSDSVLYADGLAFVESSFLTVEKEDYTPDIMNQAMTIDALYVILGKGKEHPVKPGKEIVIAFDAKNHKEINSNSIDLSSADFEFCDLSSNPNYSDDDNPNVPNLINWISDNQLQMLHNRGFKSYAIVRPDVDMKTFLNNYKYKYTYLLNYGEYSFDMDGEGYKLPNAWVVDAVNLSVADSYQWIVTSVSLDVGWTHCGSVDGDKTRYGKAVVRKKSGNRYIDTNNSTNDFDADMKPTLF